One window from the genome of Cottoperca gobio chromosome 15, fCotGob3.1, whole genome shotgun sequence encodes:
- the sft2d1 gene encoding vesicle transport protein SFT2A: MDKLRRVLSGQEENEELGLTDQVLDASTLSYSTRVKCFVICFAGGILCSILGSALLFLPNGFKLFAVFYTIGNVAALSSTCFLMGPLKQLKRMFDPKRLIATIVMLLCLVLTLCAVFWWHKKGLAIIFCILQFLAMTWYSISYIPFARDAVMKCFSTCVS; encoded by the exons ATGGACAAGCTTCGTCGTGTGTTAAGCGGCCAAGAGGAAAATGAAGAGTTGGGTCTCACTGACCAG GTTCTTGATGCCAGCACTCTCAGCTACAGCACCAGGGTGAAATGCTTTGTCATATGCTTTGCTGGAGGCATCCTGTGCTCAATCCTC GGTTCAGCACTGCTGTTCCTTCCTAATGGATTCAAGCTCTTCGCCGTCTTCTACACAATCGGGAACGTCGCAGCTCTTTCCAG CACCTGCTTCCTAATGGGACCACTAAAACAGCTGAAGCGCATGTTTGATCCAAAAAGACTGATAGCCACCATTGTTATGCTG CTCTGCCTTGTCTTAACTCTTTGTGCAGTGTTTTGG tggCATAAAAAAGGGCTGGCGATCATCTTCTGTATCCTGCAGTTTTTGGCAATGACATG GTATAGCATCTCTTACATTCCATTTGCCAG gGATGCTGTGATGAAGTGCTTCTCGACCTGTGTGAGTTAG
- the prr18 gene encoding proline-rich protein 18, translating into MPFPPISLHQRISSPGRDLFGKKKANGVPAHTELTSKSGGEKGGSDKEKQSSSWTSANLRNLGRKVYQEKSKSQAQKAGASQETQGKSSWLSVPKPQDSEGVRRSSSMDSARHLHGREEGKKEIQFTLSLTPEAILVIQKRNLEKQMIAKQQKCCASADFRHRRVFPSKKAHGASKGCAPVAKAESAEQDITAIVKISLLNDQYKYDDVEYEEEDGDVDETVVRKCKEWLRGVENASALGKVDKLSALPHLKGC; encoded by the coding sequence ATGCCTTTTCCGCCTATCAGCCTCCACCAGCGAATCTCCTCACCTGGCAGGGATCTTTTCGGGAAGAAGAAAGCCAACGGAGTGCCTGCTCACACTGAGCTCACCAGCAAATCCGGCGGAGAGAAAGGGGGGTCGGATAAGGAGAAGCAGTCCTCTTCTTGGACATCGGCGAATTTAAGAAATTTGGGGCGAAAAGTATATCAAGAGAAGAGTAAAAGCCAAGCTCAGAAGGCAGGTGCCAGTCAGGAGACCCAGGGAAAAAGCTCCTGGCTATCGGTACCCAAACCTCAGGACTCTGAAGGAGTCAGGCGCTCCAGCTCCATGGACTCCGCCAGACACCTCCACggcagagaggaagggaagaaggagaTCCAGTTCACCCTCAGTCTCACACCTGAAGCCATTCTTGTCATCCAAAAACGAAATCTAGAAAAGCAGATGATTGCAAAGCAGCAGAAGTGTTGCGCCTCCGCGGACTTTCGGCACAGGCGAGTTTTTCCATCCAAAAAGGCGCACGGAGCGTCAAAGGGCTGCGCGCCTGTAGCCAAAGCGGAGAGCGCCGAGCAGGACATCACCGCCATCGTTAAAATATCGCTTTTGAATGATCAGTACAAGTACGACGATGTGGAGTATGAAGAAGAGGATGGAGACGTGGATGAGACGGTTGTGAGGAAATGTAAAGAGTGGCTGAGAGGGGTCGAGAATGCCTCTGCTTTGGGAAAAGTCGACAAACTTTCTGCACTCCCGCACCTTAAAGGCTGCTGA